A genomic segment from Capra hircus breed San Clemente chromosome 15, ASM170441v1, whole genome shotgun sequence encodes:
- the LOC102184269 gene encoding olfactory receptor 1052-like produces MADSNVSGITEFILLGLTDNPEVNTVLFVLFLLIYLVTVLGKVWIITIILASDQLHSPKYFFLSQLAFLDFCYSSVFIPKLLVNYVAGQKVISYRGCLLQCCFLSLFLTTECFLLTAMAYDRYLAIRRPLHYKGLMTPTFCIHLVTASYLLGCANSFTHLSGLLNLSFCGHNVINHYFCDIPLLFQLACSDTHYSEALFTVFSGTTSVATFLMVVSSYLGILLTVLKTRSLRGRYKAFSTCASHLTVVSLFYGTVIFTYLGTSSSYPDEKAKILSVFYTLLLPVLNLLIYSIRNTEAKEAMKRIIMRKIFA; encoded by the coding sequence ATGGCTGACAGCAATGTCAGTGGGATAACTGAGTTCATCCTCCTGGGGCTGACCGATAACCCTGAAGTGAATACAGTCCTATTTGTGCTGTTTCTCTTGATCTATCTCGTCACTGTCCTGGGCAAAGTCTGGATTATCACCATCATCCTGGCTAGTGATCAGCTCCACTCTCCCAAGTACTTTTTCCTTAGCCAGTTAGCTTTCCTGGATTTCTGCTATTCCTCAGTCTTCATTCCTAAGCTGTTGGTGAACTATGTCGCAGGACAGAAAGTTATTTCCTACCGTGGTTGCCTCCTCCAGTGCTGCTTTCTCAGCTTGTTCCTGACCACGGAATGCTTCCTCTTGACCGCCATGGCCTATGATCGCTACCTTGCCATCCGCCGTCCTCTCCACTATAAAGGTCTCATGACGCCCACCTTCTGCATCCACCTCGTCACTGCCTCCTATCTCCTGGGTTGTGCCAACTCATTCACCCACCTGTCTGGTTTGCTCAATCTGTCCTTCTGTGGGCACAATGTCATTAACCACTATTTCTGTGATATCCCATTGCTTTTCCAACTTGCCTGTTCTGACACCCATTACAGTGAAGCTTTATTTACTGTCTTCTCTGGAACCACATCTGTGGCTACCTTTCTGATGGTGGTTAGTTCCTATCTGGGAATCCTTCTCACCGTCCTGAAGACACGGTCTTTGAGAGGCAGATACAAAGCCTTCTCCACATGTGCCTCCCACCTAACGGTAGTGAGTCTCTTCTATGGAACAGTGATTTTTACTTATTTGGGGACCAGCTCTAGCTACCCAGATGAGAAAGCCAAAATCTTGTCTGTGTTCTATACCCTTTTGCTGCCAGTACTAAATCTTCTGATATACAGCATAAGGAACACAGAAGCCAAAGAAGCAATGAAAAGAATtatcatgagaaaaatatttgcttag